The sequence CGCCTTAGGCGATTTATTTCGCAACGAAGACCACCCCAACTACAAAGTTGCCGGCGATCAGATTTTGCGTAATTTTTAAATGGGTTGATTATTTATAACCGGGGGAAGAAAGAGGATGGGAATAAGATTGAAGAGGATTGAAGAGGATTGAACAAGATTGAACAAGATTGAACAAAATTGAACAAAATTAAATCTAGATAATTAGAAGGAATTGCAAATTTTTCTTGAAAAAATTATCTATTAAGCAAGCAAATAAAAAGGATATAGAAATAACCAAAGCACTTTGTAATAACATTCTTGAAATCAACAATAACTAATCAGCGGATTGTAAAAAACCGATAAGTAATAGGTATTTACTACTTATCGATTTTAAAATTTCGGAAAATTGGCTTTAGAAAAAGAATTGTTCGCTGATAATTTTACCATCGCGCACTTCGTACAAACAAACTTCATCCATCACCATTCTGCCTGCACCTTTAAAAGTGGCATCCAGTTGCATTGAAATAGAGAAGTATTTACCACCCACCACAGGGTCAGAAATAGCCCCGCCATGTCGCGCTTCAATAGAAGCAGCAAAAGCCTTCCCTTTTTCCAGCACAGCAATTTTACCATGTGCCGATTTAGCCGGCGAATGTTCCGGTTCAATACTTTTTACATCATCTGCGAACAATTCCTGTTCCGCTTCTAACATTTGACCATTGCGGCAAAGCGCCACCAACCGATCAGCAATTTGTTGAGTTGTCATATTTTTATGTTTGGTGATATGACGATTGAGGGGGTGGGGATTGGACAGATCGAAAAAAATTGTTTCGGTAGTAGTTAAAAGTAGAGATAATGTAATTTTGGTGAATGGAGCAGCAGGAGCAACAATTTGAGACAAAAGGCATTAGTTATTTCGACAGAATAAAAATGGGTTTATTATTTACAATTGTGATATGCTTAATCATATTATTTTTGGTAATGAGGTCTAGCCACTATTACTTCCCAGATCATTTTTATTTTATATGGATATGAAACTGCACCTGAAAAGATAGAGGAGATTTTAAATCACAGTTTGACTGATGAAAATCTTAAAGACAATGAACATCATTATGTTAGAGATTACATTTTAAGTGCCTGAAGAACTCGTCTAGTTTTTTAGTAGGCTGCAAGTCCATTTCAGGGAGTCAAAAAAGTGTGAAAAATAGTTTGTCAGATATCCTAAAATGACAATTTGTTTTTAGAATGAAATTTATGTTAATTAATTCCGTTTTTACCTTATGGTATTTTTTGAAATATAATTCATCCCAAACTTTAATTCAAAATGAAACAAATTTAATATTAACTTTTGTCAAATTTATTTATTAGAGTGTTAGCCAAGAAATTATTTGCTTTAATGACAACAAAGCCTTGTCATTTTGATTCAATATACGAAAATGATGGGTATATTAAAAAACCTGTTTTAATGGCATATTTTAAGACACAATAGATAAAGAAACAAGTATCAATGCAAGCTCGCTTTTAAAAATAACCAAAGCAATCCTAAAGAATTCAGTAGGTCTACCAAATTCATTATTGATGGCTCAAAAGCAACTTAAGGAGGTTGAAAGGTATGCCTTAGAACTACCTCAATAACAATATAATGGAATTTTACTAAATACATTTATAGATGGAATGGATACGCCTCTGTTTTTGAGTATTTTAATAGTTGTAGTTATTTCAAAAATCGTAATTCGGACCAATTTCTATGCAAAGTAATAATAAATTTTAATGGAAGTTATCATTATAGTTTTGGGTTAGTAGAACAAAATGAACTTGTTGTTTTTCACTAAGGAGTTATCATGAACGAAAAAGATTTATAATAAAAACAAAATCAATTGCAACTCTTATATAACATAAAATTCTATGAATTTAATAGCAAACACAAAGGCATTCAGTTTTTACTATTCCATTGGAAATCAATTTTAACCACAACTTTAAAATGTATTTTCACGATGGCGTGATTTGGTAGATCAACAGAAAAGCTGGAAATAGCCCATTTCTTTTCGGAGGAAGAAATTTGGATAAAAAGCCATTTGCTTTATGGTAGTAAACTCGGTTATGCTACTTTGAACAACAACTATAAAGTTACTGATTCTTGGGACACAATCTCCA comes from Bacteroidota bacterium and encodes:
- a CDS encoding nuclear transport factor 2 family protein, translated to MTTQQIADRLVALCRNGQMLEAEQELFADDVKSIEPEHSPAKSAHGKIAVLEKGKAFAASIEARHGGAISDPVVGGKYFSISMQLDATFKGAGRMVMDEVCLYEVRDGKIISEQFFF